The stretch of DNA ATTTTGATACACTCTTCCACTCATGCCCTGGGAAGTACTTACCACAAAAGATGCCCAGTTCAGAGCCTGCAGGTCATATAGAGCCTGCTGATTACTTTTTCAGAAGCCTTTACCCCCCAAATGGTATTTGAGTGTTTTATGGAATTTGTGGTTGCTCTGTAAGTCATCGATGAAGAAGTAAGCATGGTCCAAGACTGGTTTAAACATTAGTCTTAAATTCATGTAATTATGTCTTTATGTATTAAGTCTGTCCTAATTCAGAAACCTGAAAAAGAGGGCAGGGATAAATTCTTTCTTCATCACtacatgtgatatttgtctttgaaggTTGATGTTTCCCTGCTGTGGTAGGCTTCCTTTCATATCCCAGATTATTATCTGGGACTGCAAAATATACCTGAACCTAGGCGTCACGGAGAAAAAAGATGAATCACTTCTATGGGTTGGTTGAATTTGAATTAGCATTCTCAGAGAGCTTAATTTAAGTATCCCCAAAACAAAATGTCTGGAGACTCGAGCCCCAAATATTTCCATCTCCAGACACTTTCCCATTTTAGACACAGCCAGATCTCACATCCATCTGACTCAGAATCATGGCTGCAAAGCAGAAGATTTCATAGGTTTCTTGTTCCTGTTAGCTAGAGTTCGGAAGATGGTGTCCTGTGTCATCACAGGTCATGTCAAATTAAACGCTGCAAATGCCAATGCAAAGAAAAGAGTCCTTTAGTGCTATGCCTTGGTGACATTTTTATCCAAGCTGAGAAATGTGATTCTGAATAAGCCACATCCTTCTCAGTGCCACGTGAGGTCTTCTTGTCCTGGGGGAAGAAGGCACGATATGGTAAAAACGATGCACTCATTGTCTTGACGACGAGATTCACTGAGCGTCATCAGATATAACACGGCATAAGGTGACACAGTACAGCCCACCCTCGAGCAGTCGCAAAAGATAAGCCAGAGACGAATACAGCAGTGGGTTTTGGAAGAGAGGTAGACCTGAGATTGAGGCCAAACATAAGTTACCTTTGAATGGCATGGTCACTGGGATGTTGAATGTTAAGAAGTAGCATTTCGTGGAAACGTTAAAAGCACGCAAATGTGTTACGCTGTTATCAGGAATAAATCTAAGTTactatgctctttttttttcataagacaTAACCTTATAGCTGAGCTAAGGAGAAACAAGGCCCACAGATCCAAATGCATGCAGATCCAGCTTTCCGCAACTCATCTTAGAGCTTCTTCCATTCCCCATTTGGGCTTCATTCTCTAAGACCCCTTGGCCTTTAGGAAGGTATAGTATTTAAGTAATACTTCTTTCCCTTCCAAATCCCTGAGCCTTGGTCCTTCTAAACTGAGAGGTTTCCAGGACCCGGCGCCCTCTTGTCGTAACTCACGTGCTTTTATTATAAATCATGATTCGATCGAAAAGCTCAAATGCTTGGATGAGCTAGGCAATGTAGTTGATCTTTGCATGCGCTCTTGTGAGGAGACTCTTGGCTACCTAATTTGAGATTCCAAGGGTGCTGAATGTCCTAGTGTAAAAACCGAGATGTATACGATGACTAGAAATTCTCCGATGATAAAAATCTGATGATAATATTCACGAACTCTGccccctgaccccacccccctGCTGTGTGCCTCTCATGCCACCACACTTATGCGGGGTGTTCTGTGCTCACAGGTACGTATCAGCAATGACCACCCCGGCTCGTATGTCACCTGTAGATTTCCACACGCCAAGCTCCCCCACGTCGCCCCCTTCGGAAACGTCTCCACCCGTGTCCAGCACGACGGTGTCCGTGCCCTCGATGGCAGTCAGCCCCTTCGTGGAGGAAGAGAGACCCCTGCTTCTGGCGACGCCACCACGGCTGCGGGAGAAGTATGACCACCCCGCTCAGCAATTTAGCTCCTTCCACTGCAACCCTGCGCACGAGAGCAACAgcccgccccccagccccttgCGGCTAGTGGAGGATGAGGAGTATGAAACGACCCAGGAGTACGAACCGGGTCAGGAGCCGGTTAAGAAACTCACCAACAGCCGGCGGGCCAAAAGAACCAAGCCCAATGGTCATATTGGCCACAGGTTGGAAATGGACAGGAACACAAGCGCTGAGAGCAGTAACTCAGAGAGTGAAACGGAGGATGAAAGAGTAGGAGAAGATACCCCTTTCCTGGGCATACAGAACCCCCTGGCAGCCAACCTCGAGGTGGCCCCTGCCTTCCGCCTGGCCGACAGCAGGACTAACCCAGCAGCCCGTTTCTCTCCGCAGGAAGAATTGCAGGCCAGGCTGTCCGGTGTAATCGCTAACCAAGACCCTATTGCTGTATAAAAACCGAAATAACCCCATAGATTCACctgtaaaactttattttatataataaagtatTCCACCTTAaattaaacaatttattttattttagcagttCTGCacatagaaaacaggaaaaaaaaacttttataaattaaatctATGTATGTACAAATGTGTTATGTGCCATATGTAGCAATTTTTTACAGTATTTCCAAACGAGAACGATATCAATGGTGCCTTTATGTTATGTTCCGTCGAGAGCGAGTTTTGTACCGTTCCCGTGATTGCTTTTTCACAGTGTTTCAGCAA from Hippopotamus amphibius kiboko isolate mHipAmp2 chromosome 10, mHipAmp2.hap2, whole genome shotgun sequence encodes:
- the NRG1 gene encoding pro-neuregulin-1, membrane-bound isoform isoform X9; the protein is MCVVAYCKTKKQRKKLHDRLRQSLRSERNNMVNMANGPHHPNPPPENVQLANQYVSKNVISSEHIVEREAETSFSTSHYTSTAHHSTTVTQTPSHSWSNGHTESIISESHSVIVMSSVENSRHSSPTGGPRGRLNGLGGPRECNSFLRHARETPDSYRDSPHSERYVSAMTTPARMSPVDFHTPSSPTSPPSETSPPVSSTTVSVPSMAVSPFVEEERPLLLATPPRLREKYDHPAQQFSSFHCNPAHESNSPPPSPLRLVEDEEYETTQEYEPGQEPVKKLTNSRRAKRTKPNGHIGHRLEMDRNTSAESSNSESETEDERVGEDTPFLGIQNPLAANLEVAPAFRLADSRTNPAARFSPQEELQARLSGVIANQDPIAV